The Fusobacterium necrophorum subsp. necrophorum genome has a window encoding:
- a CDS encoding ABC transporter ATP-binding protein, giving the protein MVEIKNLTLSYQKNEKILQDISLTIKKGECILLTGRSGSGKSSVINSINGLSTRYDGATLSGEIKIEDKNTKELELYEISMLVSSVFQNPKTHFFNVNTTIELLFYLENIGLSKEKMEERLHEMLTIFPIEHLLNRDIFKLSGGEKQILCIAASYISGTNRIVLDEPSSNLDENNIEIIREMLLKLKNRGITLIISEHRIFYLMDIADRIFLMENGKIQREYTIDDFKKLSLTELNNLGLRDKRKTKLSLPKNQNQGNFEVRNIEFPFKGTDKKLRLKNRIFETGKIYGILGMNGLGKSTFIRCLIGVEKNSKDEIYFNGNKLSKKDRLKLSSLVMQDVNHQLFTDSVIKELSLGIKNIEKNKVEDILKKLDLYEFKDSHPMSLSGGQKQRVAIASILLKDSKFIFFDEPTSGMDYVNMIKISELIRQNRKDSNIIFIVSHDIEFLNATADSVVHIY; this is encoded by the coding sequence ATGGTAGAAATTAAAAATTTAACACTGTCTTATCAGAAAAATGAAAAAATCTTACAAGATATTTCACTAACTATAAAAAAAGGGGAATGTATATTACTTACAGGCAGGAGTGGTAGCGGAAAATCTTCTGTTATCAATTCTATCAATGGTTTGTCTACAAGATATGATGGAGCTACATTAAGCGGCGAAATAAAGATAGAAGATAAAAACACGAAAGAGCTTGAACTTTATGAAATATCCATGTTGGTGTCAAGTGTTTTTCAAAATCCCAAAACTCATTTTTTTAATGTAAATACTACCATTGAATTATTATTTTATTTGGAGAACATAGGCTTATCAAAAGAAAAAATGGAAGAAAGACTTCATGAAATGCTTACAATTTTTCCAATAGAACATCTTTTAAACAGAGATATTTTTAAGCTTTCAGGTGGAGAAAAACAAATTCTTTGTATTGCGGCAAGTTATATATCAGGCACAAATAGAATCGTTTTAGATGAACCATCCTCAAATCTTGATGAAAATAATATTGAGATTATAAGGGAAATGCTTTTAAAACTTAAAAACAGAGGAATCACTCTCATCATTTCAGAACATAGAATATTTTATCTCATGGATATTGCAGATAGAATTTTCTTAATGGAAAATGGGAAAATACAAAGAGAATATACGATAGACGATTTTAAAAAATTATCTTTGACAGAACTAAACAATTTAGGCTTGAGAGACAAGCGGAAAACAAAGCTTAGTCTGCCTAAAAATCAAAATCAAGGCAACTTCGAAGTTAGAAATATAGAATTTCCGTTTAAAGGGACGGACAAAAAGCTCCGGCTAAAAAACAGGATATTTGAAACAGGAAAAATATATGGAATCCTAGGAATGAATGGACTTGGCAAATCAACTTTTATCAGATGCCTGATAGGAGTCGAAAAAAACTCTAAGGATGAAATTTATTTCAATGGCAATAAACTCTCTAAAAAAGATAGACTTAAACTTTCATCTCTTGTCATGCAGGATGTGAACCACCAGCTTTTTACAGATTCTGTCATAAAGGAACTAAGTCTTGGAATAAAAAATATTGAAAAAAATAAGGTGGAGGATATCTTGAAAAAACTTGACTTATATGAGTTTAAAGACTCTCATCCCATGAGCCTTTCAGGAGGGCAAAAACAAAGAGTGGCAATCGCCTCGATTTTATTAAAAGACTCAAAATTTATATTTTTTGATGAACCGACAAGTGGAATGGATTATGTAAATATGATAAAAATATCTGAACTTATCCGTCAAAATAGAAAAGACAGTAATATCATCTTCATTGTTTCACACGATATTGAATTTTTAAATGCAACAGCTGATTCTGTTGTCCATATTTATTAA
- a CDS encoding energy-coupling factor transporter transmembrane component T, which produces MPVFSDNPYNPNPITKFLVTFLSGLTVLNNIEFCLELGIVLLISILFYKNSFKRDAIKGILFFAVFSLLPNFKMIEGAPVIIKMFFMLFIVFRMFYLPYLSGKFLIKTSDVGSIISSMDMLRVPKNISIPVAVMFRFFPSFKEEKDNIKTAMKIRGIPFKNPISYLEYVIVPLLIISSNIADDISKAAETRCIENPIKKERYISVRIKGIDFVYAASVSILVIGGWLW; this is translated from the coding sequence ATGCCCGTTTTCTCCGACAATCCTTATAACCCTAATCCTATCACTAAATTTTTGGTGACATTTTTGAGCGGACTCACAGTTCTTAACAATATAGAATTTTGCCTTGAACTGGGAATTGTTTTGTTGATTTCCATTCTTTTTTACAAAAATAGCTTCAAAAGGGATGCGATAAAAGGAATCCTGTTCTTTGCTGTCTTTTCTTTATTACCAAACTTTAAGATGATTGAGGGAGCTCCTGTGATAATAAAGATGTTTTTTATGCTCTTTATTGTATTTAGAATGTTTTATCTTCCATACCTGTCAGGTAAATTTTTGATAAAAACATCCGATGTGGGAAGTATCATATCCTCTATGGATATGCTTAGAGTTCCCAAAAATATTTCGATACCTGTTGCCGTCATGTTTCGTTTTTTTCCTTCATTTAAGGAAGAGAAGGATAATATAAAAACGGCTATGAAGATACGAGGAATTCCTTTTAAAAATCCTATTTCATATTTGGAATATGTAATAGTCCCTCTGCTGATCATTTCATCAAATATTGCAGATGATATTTCAAAAGCGGCGGAAACAAGATGTATTGAAAATCCAATTAAGAAAGAAAGATATATATCCGTAAGGATAAAAGGCATTGACTTTGTTTATGCAGCTTCAGTTTCAATACTGGTGATAGGAGGCTGGCTATGGTAG
- a CDS encoding MptD family putative ECF transporter S component, with protein sequence MNTNKLKIKDLVTIGVFTVIYFIVMFGVGMIGMIPILFLIYPTILGIVTGVIIMLFMAKVQKPFALFILGIISPLIMFSMGHTYITPVHALIVMTIAELIRKAGNYKTFHYNMLSFAVFNTWICGSLMQMLLVKDRYLEMCLQMMGEEYTRGLERLITYPNMALVYIGAFVGGIIGAYIGKAFLKKHFEKAGII encoded by the coding sequence ATGAATACAAATAAATTAAAAATAAAAGATTTGGTCACAATAGGTGTATTTACAGTGATATATTTTATAGTTATGTTCGGTGTGGGAATGATAGGCATGATACCTATTTTGTTTCTTATATATCCCACAATCTTAGGCATTGTAACAGGAGTGATAATCATGCTTTTTATGGCAAAAGTCCAAAAACCTTTCGCATTATTTATACTCGGTATCATATCCCCTTTGATTATGTTTTCCATGGGACATACCTATATAACGCCTGTTCATGCTCTAATTGTAATGACCATTGCAGAGCTTATCAGAAAAGCGGGAAATTATAAAACATTTCATTATAATATGCTATCTTTTGCAGTATTTAATACCTGGATTTGCGGTTCTCTTATGCAAATGCTTCTGGTAAAAGACAGATACCTTGAAATGTGTTTACAAATGATGGGAGAAGAGTATACAAGGGGACTTGAAAGACTTATTACTTATCCGAATATGGCTTTGGTTTATATAGGTGCTTTTGTGGGAGGAATCATAGGGGCTTATATCGGAAAAGCATTTTTGAAAAAACATTTTGAAAAAGCGGGTATAATATAA